The following DNA comes from Fervidibacillus albus.
CTGCAACTTTTAGTTCAATAAACATTTGGATTACCGCCACTGTAAAAGCCGCTGTTGTGCTTCCAGTAACACCAATAACTAACACGGCGGTAAAAATTTTCCCCCAGACATTCCATAAGTCGACATTTAATGTATTTGTTTGTTTCGTAAATAACATTAATAAGTTAACTCCAATTTGAAATGGAAACATTAAAAATGCTAGTGGCCATGCCCAAGCTAACGTTGCCATCGAAGTCCAACCACCGTCAATTGCATTTAATTGGATTCCGGTATTTTCAACAAATTGTTGAGCAGCAGGGCCAATCGAATCCATCATAAAGCCAACGACAAGATTCATTCCGACAAATGCTACACCAAGGGTTAAAGCACTAACAAAGGCATCTTTAAACTTCATACGGACAATGAGCCCCATAATCAACAAAATTAGCGGAACAAAAACTGATGCGCCCATATCCAAAATATATTGGAATATTGATTGAATGGCATCCATTGTTTAATCTCCCTTCAATTGATTGATTATCTTCAAACTAATTTTTCAACCTAACAACAAACCGACAATGAATCATTTTAATGCTTTTATGATCTTATCCAGTTCCTCTTCCATACCTACACCAGTCAAAAAGGCAATTCCATTAATTACAGGAATCGGATATTCTTTTTCAGGGTTAGTAATTGCAACGTAAACAACAGCCGATCGAATATGTGTGTCAAGGGATTTAATGTCGACCGCTTCTACTTGAGCTTGAATATTTCTGTCCCTTAGGAGACTTTGAATTTTAGACGCTACTGTTTGTGAAGTAGCAACTCCGGATCCACAAGCAACAATAATTTTTTTCATTATAAAAACCTCCTCGATTTTATAAAGTTAATCAATATTTGCCTTCATTAATTGGATAATTTGCTTTTCATCCTTTTCCTTCATTAATTGATTCATCACTTCCCGATTACTAAAAAGATTTACTAATTTGGAAAGTAGTTCAGCTTGGCCTTCTCCTTTATTTAAACCTAATACAAATAAAAATTGAGCCTCTATTTTTCCATTGGCCATTCCCATTTCATTAAATTGAATTGCATGATTTGGTCTAACAACTGCAATAAATGGGCGAACGATATTTGATGCATCCGTATGAGGAATAGCTACGTGAAAGGGTTCAGTACGTAAGCCAGTCGGATATTTTTCCTCCCTTTTTATAATTGCTTTACAAAAACTAGATTTCACATATCCTTTTTTTAGTAGTATTTCAGAAATTTTTTTAAAGAAATCCTTTTGATCTTGAAAAGAATAACCTAAAAAAACGAGATCGTCGAAAAATAATTCGCTAAACACTCCCATGTTCGTCCCTACTTTCGGGATATTTCTTTGTTTGTCCATATCCTTTAAATCTCGAAACCATCATTTCCATTTCTTCATCGGATAAAATGACTGGTTCTCCAATAGCCTTTGCTTGCCAAAATAGTTTTGCACAAAACTCAAGTTGTTCTAAAATCGCAAAGGTTTGTTCCATCGTATCTCCAATGACATTAATTCCATGATTAGCTAATAAAACAGCTTTTCTTCCTTCCATCGCTTTTAAAGCATTTTCTGCAAGTTCTTTTGTTCCATATGTTGCGTATTCAGCACATCGAATGTTTTTTCCACCTGCATGTGCTACAAGATAATCAACGGCGGGCAAGTCCCAACGTAGACAGGCTATTGTTGTAGAATACAATGCATGTGTATGAATCATTGCCTTCGCATCATCCCTATTTCTATAAACAATCGCATGCATTTCGTATTCACTAGATGGTTTCAAATCTCCGTCGATAATGTTTCCGTTCAAATCCGTAATTACAACGTCTTTCGGTGCAATTTCGAAATAATCAATTCCCGATGGTTTAATAGCCATATAACCAGTTTCTTGATTAAAAATGCTTAAATTCCCACCTGTTCCTGTCGTCAATCCTGTTTCGATGAGTTTTCTTCCATACTTAACAATTTCTTTTCTCTCTTTTTCCATTAATAATTTGTTTGTCGCATCCATATTTATGTCCTCCTTTTAAATTACTGCTCCTAGATAAAAAATCCATCACCTCCTTTAGGTTTTGATTACCGAATATTTCTGAAACAATCTCATTATTTCTAGCGGATTTCTAGCTGAAGTAATCGCATCAATATTATTTTTTTCCATTAGCATGTCATACAGTTGTGTTAACGCTTTTATATGAGATTTTTTATCTACAATAGAAATTACGATCAAAATTCGAATCTCATTATTTTTTGGAAAACGAATTCCATGATTTAACGAAAGCATACTCATATAAAGCCTTAAGGCACCTTCTTCTGGTCTAGCATGTGGCACAACGACTTTAGGAATAATCATATACGTGCCATATTCATGAATAACGTTAATCATTGCATCGATGTAATTTTTTTCAATAATACCGTGTTCCAAAAGCGGTTGAGAGGCTAATATAATCGCTTCCTTCCAATCTTTTACATCTGCATTTAATTGAATAAAATCTAATGAGATCAGTTCGCTTAAATTTGGTTTATAATCTTCTGCATTACGAATATTTGAAAATTGTTTGTAGTAAAAAAAGGATTTTAAGTCTTCCTTCAGGGATGATACGTTTTTTATATCTGCATGTTTTTCAATAATGTGAATTAACTTGTCATAATTCATGATTGTTGGAGTTATATTTTTTAAATTTTGTTCCACTTCGATTTTTAAATTTTGTTTTTTTTGATCTGTAAATACAGATGGGATTAGAAATAATTTTTTCTCTGTATTTAAAAATACTGTGGAAAATACAAGATCGTAATCAACTTCAAATTCCGTAAATTGTCGAACTGAAATATGGTCAAGGAAAATCAATTCTGGAAATAATTCTTTTAATTCCTCAAAAAGGAGTCTTGATACTGAAATTCCACTTGGGCAAACGACGATAGCTCTCG
Coding sequences within:
- a CDS encoding PTS sugar transporter subunit IIB; this translates as MKKIIVACGSGVATSQTVASKIQSLLRDRNIQAQVEAVDIKSLDTHIRSAVVYVAITNPEKEYPIPVINGIAFLTGVGMEEELDKIIKALK
- a CDS encoding PTS sugar transporter subunit IIA; protein product: MGVFSELFFDDLVFLGYSFQDQKDFFKKISEILLKKGYVKSSFCKAIIKREEKYPTGLRTEPFHVAIPHTDASNIVRPFIAVVRPNHAIQFNEMGMANGKIEAQFLFVLGLNKGEGQAELLSKLVNLFSNREVMNQLMKEKDEKQIIQLMKANID
- a CDS encoding L-fuculose-phosphate aldolase: MDATNKLLMEKERKEIVKYGRKLIETGLTTGTGGNLSIFNQETGYMAIKPSGIDYFEIAPKDVVITDLNGNIIDGDLKPSSEYEMHAIVYRNRDDAKAMIHTHALYSTTIACLRWDLPAVDYLVAHAGGKNIRCAEYATYGTKELAENALKAMEGRKAVLLANHGINVIGDTMEQTFAILEQLEFCAKLFWQAKAIGEPVILSDEEMEMMVSRFKGYGQTKKYPESRDEHGSV